One Anthonomus grandis grandis chromosome 13, icAntGran1.3, whole genome shotgun sequence DNA segment encodes these proteins:
- the LOC126743816 gene encoding probable glutamate--tRNA ligase, mitochondrial translates to MIFPKNLRFCLLNGTIGNKLNNSSLRSYSAKNVRVRFAPSPTGFLHLGGLRTALYNFLFAKKHKGVFVLRIEDTDQSRRVDGATEALQKDLEWAGIEIHEGPIQGGSFGPYLQSERLNLYRNHLNTLLKNKSAYPCFCTDRRLQLLKREAIKSQEVPKYDNRCRNLTEEDVQSRISKGDPHCYRFKISDKEESFNDLIYGPKSYNISLNEGDPVIMKGDGYPTYHFANVVDDHLMRISHVLRGVEWQISTTKHILMYRAFGWEPPKYGHLPLLINSDGTKLSKRQGDIKISSYRENHIFPLALLNFILNSGGGFDKDLERHLKPKCFTIDELCQQFELSNINTHSGKMMPARLLEFNNLELKRQFADKELRQKLLIQTKLLAKEFLGNSINDDSDVLRDAYVLKVLEWSLDRIEKLSDLFSSNLAFIWTIPQSYKIEENVFGAIPSLKNELNKLDDVSRDSLNEILRQISSSHKLKYPLFMKSLRAVLSGLKEGPSVAEMIEILGKENTIKRLDLYLNKTSFVR, encoded by the exons atgatttttccaaaaaatttaaggTTTTGCCTGCTAAATGGCACTAtaggtaataaattaaataatagcaGTCTTCGAAGCTATTCAGCTAAAAATGTTAGAGTACGCTTTGCTCCCAGTCCTAcag GTTTCCTTCATTTAGGCGGTTTAAGAACTGCCCTATATAATTTCTTGTTTGCCAAAAAACACAAGGGTGTATTTGTTTTACGAATTGAAGACACAGATCAATCTAGAAGAGTTGACGGAGCCACTGAAGCCTTACAAAAAGACTTAGAATGGGCCGGAATAGAAATCCATGAGGGCCCAATCCAAGGCGGCAGCTTCGGACCTTATTTACAGTCAGAAAGATTGAATTTATATAG AAATCATCTTAATAccctcttaaaaaataaatctgcttATCCGTGTTTCTGTACTGATAGAAGAttacaacttttaaaaagaGAGGCAATTAAATCCCAGGAAGTTCCTAAATATGATAATCGATGTAGAAATTTGACTGAAGAAGATGTTCAATCAAGAATAAGTAAAGGAGATCCTCACTGCTACAGATTTAAA ATAAGTGATAAAGAAGAGTCTTTTAATGACCTGATATACGGTCCTAAAAGCTACAATATTTCACTTAATGAGGGTGATCCTGTAATCATGAAAGGTGACGGTTATCCGACTTACCATTTTGCCAATGTGGTTGACGATCACCTTATGAGAATTAGCCATGTCCTTAGAGGTGTTGAGTGGCAGATATCTACTACTAAACACATTTTAATGTATAG gGCGTTTGGTTGGGAACCTCCTAAATATGGCCACTTGCCTCTTCTGATAAATTCTGATGGTACCAAATTAAGCAAAAGACAAGGGgatattaaaattagtagttatAGAGAGAATCATATATTTCCACTAGCTTTGTTGAATTTCATCTTGAATTCCGGAGGAGGATTTGATAAAGATTTGGAAAGGCATTTAAAGCCCAAATGCTTTACCATTGATGAGTTGTGTCAACAG TTTGAGTTATCAAATATAAACACACATTCCGGAAAAATGATGCCCGCAAGGTTATTGGAGTTTAATAATTTGGAATTAAAGAGGCAGTTTGCTGATAAAGAATTGAGACAAAAATTACTTATACAGACTAAGCTACTTGCTAAAGAGTTTTTGGGAAACAG CATTAACGATGATTCTGACGTACTAAGGGATGCATACGTCTTAAAAGTTCTTGAATGGTCTCTGGATCGAATAGAAAAATTATCCGATctgttttcttcaaatttagcatttatttGGACTATTCCCCAGTCAtataaaattgaagaaaacgTCTTCGGTGCCATACCCAGTTTAAAAAACGAACTTAATAAACTAGATGATGTGAGTCGGGATAGCCTCAACGAAATATTGCGTCAAATTAGCAGCAGCCATAAATTGAAATATCCTTTATTTATGAAGAGTTTAAGAGCAGTACTAAGCGGATTaaag